One Gloeobacter morelensis MG652769 DNA window includes the following coding sequences:
- a CDS encoding TetR/AcrR family transcriptional regulator, translating to MPAPLLSREQVIDRLMLVFRRQGFEGASLAELSKAAGLGRSSLYHYFPGGKEEMARAALERMDTWAQEHLLIPLRGAGTPEARLEKFVAALDSLYAHGREACLLGTLVHGESRLLFQEPLRASFETLIDALAQLAVEAGVETSEARQRAEEAVLRIQGALILSGGLDDNGPFERVLASLSDQLLHSEV from the coding sequence ATGCCTGCTCCATTGCTGTCGCGAGAACAAGTCATCGATCGGCTGATGCTGGTGTTTCGCCGCCAGGGCTTCGAGGGAGCGTCGCTTGCCGAGTTGTCGAAGGCTGCCGGATTGGGCCGCTCCAGTCTGTACCATTACTTTCCGGGAGGCAAAGAAGAGATGGCCCGCGCCGCGCTCGAACGGATGGACACCTGGGCGCAAGAGCACCTGCTTATCCCACTACGGGGAGCAGGCACCCCCGAAGCGCGGCTGGAGAAGTTCGTAGCCGCACTGGACAGCCTCTACGCCCACGGCCGGGAAGCCTGTCTATTGGGTACTCTGGTGCATGGCGAATCGCGCCTGTTGTTTCAAGAGCCGTTGCGCGCGAGCTTCGAGACCCTGATAGATGCCCTTGCACAACTGGCGGTCGAAGCCGGCGTGGAAACCTCCGAAGCCAGGCAGCGCGCGGAGGAAGCGGTACTGCGCATCCAGGGAGCACTGATCCTCTCTGGCGGCCTGGATGACAACGGTCCCTTCGAGCGCGTCCTGGCAAGCCTGAGCGACCAGTTACTGCACAGCGAAGTTTAG
- a CDS encoding alpha/beta fold hydrolase, whose amino-acid sequence MIAYRTVHVDGLKIFYREAGRPGAPTIVLLHGFPSSSHMFRNLMTELAEDFHLIAPDYPGFGNSDNPSVHDFEYSFERLADLMEKFLAALGIEQFIPYVMDYGAPIGFRIAERHPERIRALIVQNGNAYEEGLPKFWEPIRAFWQDKNETTGEALRFLLTRGATEWQYFNGARNPQHVSLDAVNADQATLERPGNQDIQLALFYDYRTNPPLYPRWQEYFRRHQPPTLVVWGKNDEIFSQPGALAFQRDLKDTEIHLLNTGHFALEEESALIAELIRRFLATRRPRG is encoded by the coding sequence ATGATTGCTTACAGGACTGTCCATGTCGATGGGCTGAAGATTTTCTACCGCGAGGCGGGACGGCCCGGTGCGCCGACGATCGTGCTGCTGCACGGCTTTCCGTCTTCATCGCACATGTTTCGCAACTTAATGACAGAACTTGCTGAGGACTTTCACCTGATTGCCCCTGACTACCCGGGTTTTGGCAATAGCGACAACCCATCTGTGCACGACTTCGAGTACAGCTTCGAGCGGCTTGCCGACTTGATGGAAAAATTCCTTGCCGCCCTCGGCATTGAGCAATTCATCCCTTACGTCATGGATTACGGCGCACCGATTGGCTTTCGGATCGCCGAGCGCCATCCCGAGCGCATCCGGGCGCTCATTGTCCAGAACGGCAACGCCTACGAGGAGGGCCTTCCCAAGTTCTGGGAACCGATCCGCGCCTTCTGGCAGGACAAAAACGAAACCACCGGCGAGGCGCTGCGCTTTTTGTTGACCCGGGGGGCCACCGAATGGCAGTACTTTAACGGGGCGCGCAATCCCCAACACGTCAGCCTCGATGCGGTCAATGCCGACCAGGCGACCTTAGAGCGGCCCGGCAACCAGGATATCCAGCTGGCCCTGTTCTACGACTACCGCACCAACCCGCCCCTTTATCCGCGCTGGCAGGAATACTTCCGCCGCCACCAGCCGCCGACCCTGGTGGTGTGGGGTAAAAACGACGAAATCTTCAGCCAGCCCGGGGCACTTGCCTTCCAGCGAGACCTCAAAGACACCGAAATCCACCTGCTCAACACCGGCCACTTTGCCCTGGAAGAAGAAAGTGCCCTTATCGCCGAGCTTATCCGCCGCTTTCTGGCCACCCGGCGGCCCCGCGGCTGA
- a CDS encoding alkaline phosphatase D family protein gives MLQGLAYSFLVAGVAARPTRAAVGLAAGPMPGCLRPDGVTLWLQGNAPAKLHVEYWDVLAPQKRMLSGEYALTAAEDYIAHLRIGGLGPSRRYAYRVLLDGIVQAISEPLLFRTSGASGTYAPFTMLAGSCAYTKDTPIFASMARLRPDGMLWLGDNVYFQRSALLITGEWATAQAMHNRYRQDRQAAALQPLLRSTHHWAVWDDHDYGPNDADSGYSLKRESLDLFQRFWDNPTYGLPDTPGVFTRFELNGVDFFLLDDRYHRTGEQMLGEKQLAWLKDGLLRSRGVFKVVAGGNQMFNDDNRFEGWNKFPSEREEFVRWLGASRIRGVVFLSGDRHFSELLRYERPGTYPLYELTCSPLTSKAYKEAQPARIAVPGTFVTEHNFASLDFGGSPKDARLRLRCWNALGQPLWEQVIRAADLQ, from the coding sequence ATGTTGCAGGGATTGGCCTATAGTTTCCTGGTCGCGGGTGTTGCGGCAAGACCGACACGGGCTGCGGTGGGTCTTGCGGCCGGTCCGATGCCCGGCTGCCTGCGCCCCGATGGTGTCACACTTTGGTTGCAGGGCAACGCCCCGGCGAAACTGCACGTTGAGTACTGGGACGTGCTCGCCCCGCAAAAGCGGATGCTGAGCGGCGAGTACGCGCTGACGGCCGCCGAGGATTACATCGCCCACCTGCGCATCGGTGGGCTTGGACCTAGTCGCCGCTACGCCTACCGCGTGCTGCTCGACGGCATTGTCCAGGCAATTTCCGAACCGCTGCTGTTTCGCACGTCGGGAGCGAGCGGCACCTACGCCCCCTTTACGATGCTCGCCGGTTCGTGCGCCTACACCAAGGACACTCCCATCTTCGCGAGCATGGCCCGCCTGCGCCCGGATGGGATGCTCTGGCTGGGGGACAACGTCTACTTCCAGCGCTCGGCGCTGTTGATCACCGGCGAATGGGCCACAGCCCAGGCAATGCACAACCGCTACCGCCAGGATCGCCAGGCGGCTGCTTTGCAGCCGCTGTTGCGCAGCACGCACCACTGGGCTGTCTGGGACGACCACGACTACGGCCCCAACGACGCCGACAGCGGCTATTCCCTCAAGCGGGAGAGTCTGGACTTGTTCCAGCGCTTCTGGGACAACCCCACCTACGGCCTGCCCGACACCCCCGGCGTGTTCACCCGCTTCGAGCTGAACGGTGTCGATTTTTTCTTGCTGGACGATCGCTACCACCGCACGGGCGAGCAGATGCTGGGTGAGAAGCAACTGGCCTGGCTCAAAGACGGGCTGCTGCGCTCCCGGGGGGTCTTCAAGGTGGTGGCGGGCGGCAACCAGATGTTCAACGACGACAACCGCTTCGAGGGCTGGAACAAATTTCCCAGCGAGCGCGAGGAGTTCGTGCGCTGGCTGGGGGCGAGCCGCATCCGGGGCGTGGTCTTCTTGAGCGGCGATCGCCACTTCAGCGAACTGTTGCGCTACGAGCGGCCGGGTACCTACCCGCTGTACGAACTAACCTGCTCGCCGCTCACCTCCAAAGCCTACAAAGAAGCCCAACCGGCGCGCATCGCCGTCCCCGGTACTTTCGTCACCGAGCACAATTTCGCCAGTCTGGATTTTGGCGGCAGCCCCAAAGACGCCCGATTGCGCCTGCGCTGCTGGAATGCCTTGGGCCAGCCGCTCTGGGAACAGGTGATCCGCGCTGCCGATTTGCAATAG
- a CDS encoding DUF2808 domain-containing protein — protein MLKALAVGLMGVMLVLPGAVVAGVANGETFFERFPALARAATDNNSSTYNFARYSFDVVVPTDSGEGLGSLSIGIPNGIRMPAPDMVQAFNGNGDPVALQPVNIQGNTVQVAFVQPVGPGNRVSVQFYPMRNPRRGGTFLFDVNAAPAGPSPRAQFLSYGRITFYTPGGRGH, from the coding sequence ATGTTGAAAGCGCTTGCGGTCGGGTTGATGGGTGTGATGCTGGTACTTCCGGGTGCGGTCGTGGCGGGAGTGGCCAATGGCGAAACGTTTTTTGAGCGCTTCCCGGCGCTGGCGCGGGCTGCCACCGACAACAACAGTTCGACATACAACTTCGCGCGCTACAGCTTCGATGTCGTGGTGCCCACCGACAGCGGCGAGGGGCTAGGAAGCCTCTCCATCGGCATCCCGAACGGAATCCGAATGCCGGCGCCGGACATGGTGCAGGCGTTCAACGGCAACGGCGATCCGGTGGCGTTGCAGCCGGTGAATATTCAGGGCAACACCGTGCAGGTGGCCTTCGTCCAACCGGTGGGGCCTGGTAACCGCGTGTCGGTGCAGTTCTATCCGATGCGCAATCCCCGCCGGGGCGGTACGTTTTTGTTCGATGTGAACGCCGCCCCGGCAGGTCCATCACCCCGCGCCCAGTTTCTCAGCTACGGGCGGATTACTTTTTATACCCCGGGCGGCCGGGGCCACTAG
- a CDS encoding Rieske (2Fe-2S) protein, giving the protein MQYKVWAGSAARVTSETPVVFEWQDRQIAVFNIEGRFCALDNLCPHKEAPLVDGKAVFEAGQMWVSCPWHRFLFDPATGRCDRSGFDTRAYPVTIEAGELYVWVC; this is encoded by the coding sequence ATGCAGTACAAAGTCTGGGCGGGGTCGGCGGCGCGGGTGACCTCCGAAACACCAGTGGTCTTCGAGTGGCAGGACCGGCAGATTGCCGTGTTCAACATCGAAGGACGCTTCTGCGCCCTCGACAATCTCTGCCCCCACAAGGAGGCGCCGCTGGTGGACGGCAAAGCTGTCTTCGAAGCTGGCCAGATGTGGGTGAGTTGTCCCTGGCATCGCTTTTTGTTCGACCCGGCCACCGGCCGCTGCGATCGCAGCGGGTTCGACACGCGGGCCTACCCGGTTACTATCGAAGCAGGTGAGTTGTACGTCTGGGTATGTTGA
- the aqpZ gene encoding aquaporin Z yields MSLVKRSVAEFIGTFWLVLGGCGAAVLAAAFPNLGIGFAGVSLAFGLTLLTMAFAIGHISGCHINPAVSIGLWAAKRFPATELLPYIAAQVLGGIAGAGVLYLIASGKAGFSLSGGFASNGYGLHSPGGYTLLACLVCEVVMTFMFLMIILGSTDRRAPKGFAPIAIGLSLTLIHLISIPVTNTSVNPARSTGPALFVGDWAIAELWLFWLAPIVGAALAGLFYHAFLDEPGEETEGTPASAQLRTEA; encoded by the coding sequence ATGTCACTTGTCAAGCGTTCCGTAGCCGAGTTCATCGGAACTTTTTGGCTGGTCCTGGGAGGTTGCGGTGCCGCCGTGCTCGCGGCGGCCTTTCCGAATCTAGGTATCGGGTTTGCCGGGGTGTCGCTGGCGTTTGGTCTGACGCTTTTGACGATGGCCTTTGCCATTGGCCACATCTCGGGTTGTCACATCAATCCGGCGGTATCGATCGGACTTTGGGCGGCCAAGCGCTTCCCGGCCACCGAGCTGTTGCCCTACATCGCCGCCCAGGTATTGGGCGGGATCGCCGGAGCCGGGGTGCTCTATTTGATCGCCAGCGGCAAAGCCGGGTTCAGCCTGAGCGGCGGCTTCGCCTCCAACGGCTACGGCCTCCATTCGCCGGGCGGCTACACGTTGCTTGCCTGTCTAGTCTGCGAAGTAGTGATGACCTTCATGTTCTTGATGATCATCCTCGGTTCCACCGACCGTCGTGCCCCCAAGGGATTTGCTCCTATCGCCATCGGTTTGAGCCTGACGCTGATTCACCTGATTAGCATCCCGGTCACCAACACCTCGGTCAACCCGGCCCGCAGTACCGGCCCGGCGTTGTTCGTGGGCGATTGGGCGATTGCCGAGTTGTGGCTTTTCTGGCTCGCTCCGATTGTCGGAGCGGCCCTGGCGGGTCTTTTCTACCACGCTTTTCTTGACGAACCCGGCGAGGAAACGGAGGGCACTCCCGCCTCTGCCCAACTGCGCACCGAAGCCTAA
- a CDS encoding zinc-dependent alcohol dehydrogenase, translating into MHSAMLYGVEDVRLEEVPCPEPGPGEVLVRVVVAPTCGTDLKVWLRGGHARMLVPPTPFGHEFAGEIAALGEGVSGWRSGEQVVANNSAPCFDCYYCRRERFSLCENLIFNNGTFAEYLRIPAAIVRHNLLTVPPGLPLELAAMSEPLACVLHGVEEAGVRAGDTAVVMGDGAIGLMLVAVCAVRGAAVILAGGQSARLAVAEQLGAQVTLNYRRAGDPVGRLRALTEGGRGADVVIEATGKPAAWEAAIATARPGATVLLFGGCPRGTAVSVDTENLHYNELTLKGVFHNTPRHVREALALIACRRIPFELLVSDSLPLGKLEEALARMRDRTAIKVAMLPGS; encoded by the coding sequence ATGCACTCGGCGATGCTGTACGGGGTGGAAGATGTGCGGCTGGAGGAAGTGCCGTGTCCGGAGCCGGGGCCTGGGGAGGTGCTGGTGCGGGTGGTGGTGGCGCCCACCTGCGGCACCGACCTCAAAGTCTGGCTGCGCGGCGGCCACGCGCGGATGCTGGTCCCCCCGACGCCTTTCGGCCACGAGTTTGCAGGCGAAATTGCCGCCCTTGGCGAGGGAGTGAGCGGCTGGCGGAGCGGGGAGCAGGTGGTGGCTAACAATTCCGCTCCCTGCTTCGATTGCTATTATTGCCGGCGCGAGCGCTTCAGCCTCTGTGAAAACTTGATCTTCAACAACGGAACGTTCGCTGAATACCTGCGCATTCCGGCTGCCATCGTCCGCCACAACTTGCTTACCGTCCCGCCTGGGTTACCGCTGGAACTCGCGGCGATGAGCGAACCGCTCGCCTGCGTGCTGCACGGCGTCGAAGAAGCGGGGGTCAGGGCGGGCGATACGGCGGTGGTGATGGGGGACGGTGCGATCGGCCTGATGCTGGTGGCCGTCTGTGCTGTGCGCGGGGCTGCGGTGATCCTCGCAGGCGGCCAATCGGCCCGGCTTGCCGTAGCGGAACAATTGGGAGCACAGGTGACCCTCAACTACCGCCGGGCAGGCGATCCGGTGGGGCGGTTACGAGCATTGACCGAGGGTGGCCGGGGTGCGGATGTCGTTATCGAAGCCACCGGCAAACCGGCCGCCTGGGAGGCGGCTATCGCCACGGCCCGACCGGGGGCGACGGTGCTGCTATTTGGGGGCTGTCCGCGCGGAACGGCGGTGAGCGTCGATACGGAAAACCTCCATTACAACGAACTGACCCTCAAGGGGGTTTTTCATAACACCCCGCGCCATGTGCGCGAGGCGCTGGCACTGATTGCTTGCCGGCGCATTCCTTTTGAATTGCTCGTGAGCGACAGTTTGCCCCTCGGCAAACTGGAAGAGGCCCTGGCGCGCATGCGCGATCGGACAGCCATCAAAGTGGCGATGCTGCCGGGAAGCTGA
- a CDS encoding helix-turn-helix domain-containing protein — MDGSARTQPVLTELLAEAGFASLSAFCRTAKIGRRTARHLQEGNLAAIRLETLRRIAVAFGVDVADLIERFEPAVPVAAPATTDWQLEYERLRAQFNELEAHLREAWDLAFFRRVELLLLQLPTLRKAADQNPALSAQTVLDLMLPFEEFVHDVGFETLGTPGERVPFDPTLHQGAGLSPGEPAKIKTVGYRYRGQLLARARVNAVG, encoded by the coding sequence ATGGACGGCTCTGCGAGGACGCAGCCGGTGCTGACGGAATTGCTGGCCGAGGCGGGCTTTGCAAGCCTGAGCGCCTTTTGCCGAACCGCCAAGATCGGTCGGCGCACCGCCCGGCATTTGCAGGAAGGCAACCTCGCGGCGATCCGCCTGGAGACCCTCAGGCGGATCGCCGTAGCCTTCGGCGTGGACGTGGCCGATCTGATCGAGCGCTTCGAGCCGGCCGTTCCCGTCGCTGCCCCGGCCACCACCGATTGGCAGCTGGAGTACGAGCGCCTGCGCGCCCAGTTCAACGAGCTTGAGGCCCACCTGCGCGAAGCGTGGGATCTGGCGTTTTTCCGGCGGGTGGAGCTGTTGTTGTTGCAGTTGCCGACCCTGCGCAAAGCGGCCGACCAGAATCCGGCTCTCAGCGCCCAGACGGTGCTCGACCTGATGCTGCCTTTCGAAGAATTCGTACACGATGTCGGGTTTGAAACCCTTGGCACACCGGGGGAACGGGTGCCCTTCGATCCGACCTTGCACCAGGGAGCAGGGCTATCGCCGGGCGAGCCGGCCAAAATCAAAACCGTCGGCTACCGCTACCGGGGTCAACTGCTCGCCCGTGCCCGAGTCAATGCTGTAGGGTAA
- a CDS encoding alpha-amylase family glycosyl hydrolase, producing MDTQKIGEVEPHSQIEVQEKEGEFVNLLQLSDIEFRGETIYFIVVDRFFNGDPDNDDGPDPSLYDPERQDWGKYWGGDLQGIIEKLDYLQQLGVTAVWVTPLFEQVEAMAWEAAPIHGYWTRDFKRINPRWVAGEHEVRLFERNDTTFDRLIEALHKRGMKLVLDIVCNHSSPDAGGIKGQLFDDGKLIADYSDDKDHWYHHYGDVSDWDDEWQVQNCELAGLATFNENNVRYRNYIKGAIKLWLDKGVDALRVDTVKHMPIWFWQEFNSDIQAHKPDVFVFGEWIYSHPLGERPVEFANYSGMTILDFGLCVAIRQALGQGDPAGFHLIENIFKVDWRYRGATELVTFVDNHDMPRFQSLGADGEALRLAVDLIMTCRGIPCLYYGTEQYLHDDTDGGNDPYNRPMMERWDTDTPMFQDIRVLSEVRRRNPAVKWGGQWTRYITPEVFAYVRKYRDSRCFVAMNRSYEPVRLEAVLTELPDGAHRCVLSEAKFTIQDGRLEKLELAPRQVVVISFVGRPVRGREIVRIQVNGFRTQPGEVVGVIGDCPELGDWDLSRAFRLEYINDNTWFGEIPFKESANQIVAYKYVIFRENGPPINENRTSRRRFVPDKSIAKWRDVWEEG from the coding sequence ATGGACACGCAAAAAATCGGCGAAGTCGAGCCGCACTCGCAAATCGAGGTCCAGGAAAAAGAAGGCGAGTTTGTCAATCTGCTGCAGCTGAGCGATATCGAATTTCGGGGTGAGACGATTTACTTTATCGTGGTCGATCGCTTCTTCAACGGCGACCCGGACAACGACGACGGACCGGACCCGAGCCTCTATGACCCCGAGCGCCAGGACTGGGGCAAGTACTGGGGGGGCGACCTGCAGGGCATTATCGAGAAGCTCGACTATCTGCAACAGCTCGGGGTGACGGCCGTCTGGGTGACGCCGCTCTTCGAGCAGGTCGAGGCGATGGCCTGGGAGGCGGCCCCCATCCATGGCTACTGGACGCGCGATTTTAAGCGCATCAACCCGCGCTGGGTGGCGGGGGAGCACGAGGTGCGCCTGTTCGAGCGCAACGACACGACCTTCGACCGGCTCATCGAAGCACTCCACAAGCGCGGCATGAAGCTCGTTCTCGACATCGTCTGCAACCACAGCTCCCCCGACGCCGGGGGCATCAAAGGTCAACTCTTTGACGACGGCAAGCTCATCGCCGATTACAGCGATGACAAAGACCACTGGTACCACCACTACGGCGATGTAAGCGACTGGGACGACGAGTGGCAGGTCCAAAACTGCGAACTGGCGGGGCTTGCCACCTTCAACGAAAACAACGTCCGCTACCGCAACTACATCAAAGGCGCCATCAAGCTCTGGCTCGATAAGGGCGTCGATGCCCTGCGGGTCGATACGGTCAAGCACATGCCCATCTGGTTCTGGCAGGAGTTCAACTCCGACATCCAGGCCCATAAACCGGACGTATTTGTCTTTGGCGAGTGGATCTATTCGCACCCGCTGGGGGAGCGGCCGGTTGAGTTTGCCAACTATTCGGGGATGACGATTCTTGATTTTGGGCTGTGCGTCGCTATCCGCCAGGCCCTCGGCCAGGGCGATCCGGCCGGCTTTCACCTCATCGAGAACATCTTCAAAGTAGACTGGCGCTACCGAGGGGCCACCGAACTGGTCACTTTTGTCGACAACCACGACATGCCGCGCTTTCAGTCGCTCGGGGCGGACGGTGAGGCGTTGCGTCTGGCGGTGGACTTGATTATGACCTGCCGGGGGATTCCTTGTTTGTACTACGGCACCGAGCAGTACCTGCACGACGACACCGACGGCGGCAACGACCCCTACAACCGGCCGATGATGGAGCGCTGGGACACCGACACGCCGATGTTTCAAGATATTCGGGTGCTCTCGGAGGTGCGGCGGCGCAACCCGGCAGTCAAGTGGGGCGGCCAGTGGACGCGCTATATCACCCCGGAGGTCTTTGCTTACGTGCGCAAGTACCGCGACTCGCGCTGCTTCGTGGCGATGAACCGCAGCTACGAACCGGTGCGGCTCGAAGCGGTGCTCACCGAGCTGCCCGACGGCGCGCACCGCTGCGTGCTGAGCGAGGCCAAGTTCACGATCCAAGACGGCCGCCTCGAAAAACTGGAACTCGCTCCCCGGCAGGTAGTGGTCATCAGCTTCGTGGGCAGGCCTGTGCGCGGGCGCGAGATCGTCCGCATCCAGGTCAACGGTTTTCGCACCCAGCCGGGGGAAGTGGTCGGGGTAATCGGCGACTGCCCGGAGCTGGGCGACTGGGACTTGAGCCGCGCCTTTCGCCTGGAGTACATCAACGACAACACCTGGTTTGGAGAGATCCCCTTTAAAGAGAGCGCCAACCAGATCGTCGCCTACAAGTATGTGATCTTCCGCGAGAACGGCCCGCCCATCAACGAAAACCGCACCAGCCGCCGCCGCTTCGTGCCGGACAAGAGCATCGCCAAGTGGCGCGACGTGTGGGAAGAAGGCTAG
- a CDS encoding M20 metallopeptidase family protein yields MSDTPRPRPSIDALQPQLVQWRRHLHQFPELGFQEQATSRFIAQKLTSWGIDVQTGVAKTGVVATIAGRGDGPVVAVRADMDALPILERNRVEYASENTGIMHACGHDGHVAIALGTARWLAEHRDALPATVKILFQPAEEGPGGAKPMIEAGALASPDVAAIVGLHLWNNMPLGQVGVKGGPSFANAAKFKATILGRGGHGAIPQQTVDAVVVGAQVVNALQTIVARNVDPFEPAVVTVGKFQSGTNFNVIAQSAYLEGTVRCFSPELETRLPERIEQVIAGICQAHGASYEFEYDRHYPVLMNDPAMAELVRSVAEEFLGRGRVRPETTLGGEDMAFFLQKVPGCYFFLGSANSERGLDKPHHHPCFDFDETALGLGVELFVRCLERFWERSMAE; encoded by the coding sequence ATGTCCGATACCCCGAGGCCGCGGCCCTCGATCGATGCGCTGCAGCCGCAGCTGGTGCAGTGGCGCCGCCACCTGCACCAATTTCCGGAACTGGGCTTCCAGGAGCAGGCCACCAGCCGCTTCATCGCCCAGAAGCTCACCAGTTGGGGTATTGATGTCCAGACCGGGGTGGCGAAGACCGGGGTGGTGGCTACTATCGCAGGCCGGGGCGACGGGCCGGTGGTGGCGGTGCGCGCCGACATGGACGCGCTGCCGATTCTGGAGCGCAACCGGGTCGAGTACGCCTCCGAGAACACCGGCATCATGCACGCCTGCGGCCACGACGGCCATGTGGCCATCGCTTTGGGGACCGCCCGCTGGCTTGCCGAGCACCGCGACGCCCTTCCGGCAACTGTCAAAATTCTGTTTCAACCGGCCGAAGAAGGCCCCGGCGGCGCCAAGCCGATGATCGAAGCGGGGGCGCTCGCCTCACCGGATGTCGCGGCGATCGTCGGGCTGCACCTGTGGAACAACATGCCCCTCGGCCAGGTAGGGGTCAAGGGCGGGCCTTCCTTTGCCAACGCCGCCAAATTCAAGGCAACCATCCTCGGCAGGGGCGGCCACGGGGCCATCCCCCAGCAGACGGTCGACGCGGTGGTGGTTGGCGCCCAGGTGGTCAATGCCCTGCAAACCATCGTGGCGCGCAATGTCGATCCGTTCGAGCCGGCGGTGGTGACGGTGGGCAAATTCCAGAGCGGCACCAACTTCAACGTCATCGCCCAGAGCGCCTACCTCGAAGGCACCGTCCGCTGCTTCAGCCCCGAACTGGAAACCAGGCTTCCCGAGCGCATCGAGCAGGTGATCGCAGGCATCTGCCAGGCCCACGGCGCCAGTTACGAATTCGAGTACGACCGCCACTACCCGGTGCTGATGAACGATCCGGCCATGGCCGAACTGGTGCGCTCGGTGGCGGAAGAATTTTTGGGCCGCGGGCGGGTGCGCCCGGAGACAACGCTGGGAGGCGAGGACATGGCCTTTTTCCTGCAAAAAGTGCCCGGCTGTTATTTCTTTTTGGGTTCGGCCAACTCGGAGCGCGGCCTCGATAAACCCCACCACCACCCCTGCTTCGACTTCGACGAGACGGCCCTGGGGTTGGGAGTGGAACTATTCGTGCGCTGCCTGGAACGCTTCTGGGAGCGGTCCATGGCAGAGTGA
- a CDS encoding type II toxin-antitoxin system Phd/YefM family antitoxin, with amino-acid sequence MPDEYSIAEARDHLSSIVRTVESGKPVRLTRRGKPVVVLLSAKDYDQLCHREHHYWDALQTFLEAEKPDIEPEIFAGTRDETVGRPVVL; translated from the coding sequence ATGCCCGATGAATACTCGATTGCCGAGGCGCGCGATCATCTCTCCAGCATCGTTCGCACAGTGGAGAGCGGCAAGCCAGTCAGACTCACGCGCCGCGGAAAACCCGTGGTTGTCCTGTTGTCGGCAAAGGACTATGACCAGTTGTGCCATCGAGAACATCACTACTGGGATGCTCTGCAGACATTCTTAGAAGCCGAAAAACCGGACATTGAGCCCGAAATATTTGCCGGAACGCGCGACGAGACTGTCGGACGGCCCGTTGTGCTATGA
- a CDS encoding type II toxin-antitoxin system VapC family toxin, giving the protein MDTNILSEPLAAIPNSQVLGKLQHHQQEIATCSPVWHEMVFGCARLPESKKRRTIARYLQDVVAATLPILAYDAAAARWHGEERARMASSGRVPPHVDGQIIAVARTNHLILVTRNIDDYRYFQGVEVENWFVS; this is encoded by the coding sequence TTGGATACCAATATCCTTTCAGAACCACTCGCTGCCATCCCAAATTCTCAAGTTCTAGGTAAGCTACAGCATCACCAACAAGAGATAGCCACTTGTTCTCCTGTCTGGCATGAGATGGTTTTCGGTTGTGCCCGACTGCCGGAATCGAAAAAGCGGCGGACTATCGCTCGTTACCTGCAGGATGTTGTTGCTGCGACTTTGCCTATCCTTGCCTACGATGCAGCAGCTGCTCGATGGCACGGAGAAGAAAGAGCCCGCATGGCGAGTTCAGGACGGGTACCCCCGCATGTCGACGGCCAAATCATCGCTGTTGCCAGAACGAACCATCTCATCCTGGTAACAAGGAATATCGACGATTACCGTTACTTTCAGGGTGTCGAGGTGGAAAACTGGTTTGTGAGTTAG